Proteins encoded by one window of Massilia sp. NR 4-1:
- a CDS encoding sigma-70 family RNA polymerase sigma factor, giving the protein MRPLLVRFAQLQIRNQALAEDAVQDALIAVLERPERYAGQSSLRTYVTGILKYKIIDALRSATRERQIEPDEGQSEDEAIDALFARDGHARELPRQWGDPDRSLEQKDFFRVLEVCLDKLPAKTARIFMMREWLELETEEICKELAITTANAWVLLYRARMRLRECLDLNWFGQHAH; this is encoded by the coding sequence ATGCGGCCCTTGCTTGTCCGTTTTGCACAGTTGCAAATACGAAACCAAGCCCTGGCCGAGGATGCCGTACAGGATGCCCTGATCGCCGTGCTGGAACGGCCGGAACGCTATGCCGGCCAGTCCTCGCTGCGCACCTATGTGACGGGCATCCTCAAATACAAGATCATCGACGCCCTGCGCAGCGCCACGCGCGAACGCCAGATCGAGCCGGACGAGGGCCAGAGCGAGGACGAGGCCATCGATGCCCTGTTCGCGCGCGACGGCCATGCGCGCGAGCTGCCGCGCCAGTGGGGCGATCCTGACCGCAGCCTGGAACAGAAGGACTTCTTCCGCGTGCTCGAAGTCTGTCTCGACAAGTTGCCGGCCAAGACGGCGCGCATTTTCATGATGCGCGAATGGCTGGAACTGGAAACCGAGGAAATTTGTAAGGAATTGGCGATTACCACGGCTAATGCCTGGGTACTGCTGTATCGTGCCCGTATGCGCCTGCGCGAATGCCTCGATTTGAACTGGTTCGGCCAGCACGCTCACTAG
- a CDS encoding TraB/GumN family protein produces the protein MRRLIIVIFYSLFCLTLQPAWGQQAQTAATAIPNRGVLFKAEQGGNTLYLFGTIHVGSPDFYPLEPRITEALMQASVLALEIDPLADQKRMLNAVRKYGVYAPGSGPASAQLAPASRARLERALRKYGIPPEAAAPLKPWMLTSALTIAEFGAQGYQPILAVDAWLSKQARARRLKVEELESVESQMSLFGRLSDAEQLRMLEEDLQSIEDEKYAGEARELMDAWSSANPAALDAVARKLSNDATFSGKFMKKVLLEERNPQLADGIAKLLAREKLSVAAIGALHLVGWENVPELLRRRGIAVERIY, from the coding sequence ATGCGACGCCTGATTATAGTGATCTTTTACAGTCTGTTCTGCCTGACCTTGCAGCCCGCCTGGGGGCAGCAGGCGCAGACTGCCGCCACGGCCATTCCGAACCGCGGCGTCCTGTTCAAGGCGGAGCAGGGCGGCAATACGCTTTACCTGTTCGGCACCATCCACGTCGGCTCGCCCGATTTTTATCCGCTGGAGCCGCGCATCACCGAAGCCCTGATGCAGGCCAGCGTGCTGGCGCTGGAAATCGACCCGCTGGCGGACCAGAAACGCATGCTCAACGCCGTGCGCAAATACGGCGTCTACGCACCCGGCAGCGGCCCGGCCTCGGCCCAGCTTGCGCCGGCCTCGCGTGCGCGCCTGGAGCGCGCGCTGCGCAAATACGGCATTCCGCCGGAAGCGGCCGCGCCCCTGAAGCCCTGGATGCTGACCAGCGCCCTGACCATCGCGGAATTCGGCGCCCAGGGTTATCAGCCCATCCTGGCGGTGGACGCCTGGCTGTCCAAACAGGCGCGCGCGCGCCGCCTCAAGGTGGAGGAGCTGGAATCGGTGGAAAGCCAGATGTCCCTGTTCGGCCGCCTGAGCGATGCCGAGCAGCTGCGCATGCTGGAAGAAGACCTGCAATCGATCGAAGACGAGAAATACGCCGGCGAGGCGCGCGAATTGATGGACGCCTGGAGCAGTGCCAATCCGGCCGCGCTGGATGCCGTGGCGCGCAAGCTGTCCAATGATGCTACTTTTTCCGGCAAATTTATGAAAAAGGTATTGCTGGAAGAGCGCAATCCGCAGCTGGCCGACGGCATTGCCAAACTGCTGGCGCGCGAAAAACTCAGCGTGGCCGCGATCGGGGCATTGCATCTGGTCGGTTGGGAGAATGTGCCGGAACTGCTGCGTCGGCGGGGTATTGCGGTGGAGCGGATCTACTGA
- a CDS encoding cysteine-rich CWC family protein: MSICTRCGASFSCAMVDAGPDGKLPTEPCWCTYFPPAVPVPVPVTVPELPAAPAGDAASAAGAAVGCWCAACLRDHIAQKQVNMEGGAEATRAGR; the protein is encoded by the coding sequence ATGAGTATATGCACGCGCTGCGGCGCCAGTTTTTCGTGCGCCATGGTCGATGCGGGACCGGACGGCAAGCTGCCCACGGAACCCTGCTGGTGCACCTATTTCCCGCCCGCCGTGCCGGTCCCGGTCCCGGTAACGGTGCCGGAGCTGCCAGCGGCGCCGGCGGGGGATGCCGCCAGCGCCGCCGGGGCGGCCGTGGGCTGCTGGTGTGCGGCCTGTTTGAGAGACCATATTGCCCAAAAGCAGGTTAACATGGAGGGTGGAGCCGAGGCGACCCGCGCCGGCCGATAG
- a CDS encoding pyrimidine 5'-nucleotidase — protein MNIKRSDPVWLFDLDNTLHNASHAIFPAIKTNMNAYMARVLGDGETPADMETVNAARTLYWQRYGATLLGLVRHHGVNAGHFLDETHAMEDLHAMMRHEKGLGRLLKRLPGRKILLTNAPHRYSTAVLRHMGLQRQFSHHISIESMRVHRELRPKPSKLMLRALMRKQGVTARRCILVEDTLANLRTAHMLGMRTVWVTQYLIVGDPIGSAHPPKRLNRPAWVDVKVKSVKHLPAQLARLR, from the coding sequence GTGAATATTAAACGCTCCGATCCGGTCTGGCTATTCGACCTGGATAACACCCTGCACAACGCCTCGCACGCCATCTTCCCGGCTATTAAAACGAATATGAACGCCTATATGGCGCGCGTGCTGGGCGACGGCGAGACGCCGGCGGATATGGAGACGGTGAATGCGGCGCGCACCCTGTATTGGCAGCGCTATGGCGCAACGCTGCTGGGACTGGTGCGCCACCATGGCGTAAACGCCGGCCATTTCCTGGACGAGACGCACGCAATGGAAGACCTGCACGCCATGATGCGCCATGAAAAAGGCCTGGGCCGCCTGCTCAAGCGCCTGCCCGGCCGTAAAATCCTGCTGACCAACGCGCCGCACCGCTATTCGACGGCGGTGCTGCGGCATATGGGCTTGCAGCGCCAGTTCTCCCACCATATCTCGATCGAATCGATGCGGGTGCACCGCGAGCTGCGGCCCAAGCCGTCGAAACTGATGCTGCGCGCCCTGATGCGCAAGCAGGGCGTGACGGCGCGCCGCTGCATCCTGGTGGAGGACACGCTGGCCAATCTGCGCACGGCGCATATGCTGGGCATGCGCACCGTCTGGGTCACGCAATACCTGATCGTGGGCGATCCAATCGGCTCGGCCCATCCCCCGAAAAGGCTGAATCGGCCCGCTTGGGTCGATGTCAAAGTAAAATCTGTCAAACATCTGCCGGCGCAACTTGCGCGCCTGCGCTGA
- a CDS encoding zf-HC2 domain-containing protein yields MEKPGLKPTCREVHRLVSEGMDRQLSLVERIRMRLHLTVCDACTRFSGQMALLRQAMRRFPFDDEEKR; encoded by the coding sequence ATGGAAAAGCCCGGCCTCAAACCCACCTGCCGCGAAGTACACCGCCTCGTCTCCGAAGGCATGGACCGCCAGCTCTCGCTGGTGGAACGCATCCGCATGCGCCTGCACCTGACCGTGTGCGACGCCTGCACCCGCTTCAGCGGGCAGATGGCCCTGCTGCGCCAGGCCATGCGGCGTTTTCCCTTTGACGACGAGGAAAAGCGATGA
- a CDS encoding response regulator, producing MRFRDIRISVRINAGYAILIFLMMSVILVGVSRIYAIRAEGDRILSQDWAAYTAINNIDIHSRDASTRMVTLIMQSNLAQRAHSYARIEEIKRGIDRELGQLAELQKAPEAQHLIERIKSARSEYFDSFAAVADMVEAGERASAEDRLDNLATPALNRLQGAIRELSALQKRSVLAAGAEARADINASLVWMSAIGLAAVLVGVAFAISARSITRPLAEAVAIATRVAKGDLSSVIEVTSKDETGELLLALKDMTAALAAEQQLRHAVEVAEDATKMKSDFLANMSHEIRTPMNGIIGMTHLALQTELTPKQRNYLEKVESAARNLLGIVNDILDFSKIEAGKLAFENVDFYLEDVMAHIADLSVMRAQDKGLELLFDIAPDVPVALVGDPLRFGQVLINLTNNAIKFTEQGEIVVTIRVLDRSDDQVNLRVDVRDTGIGLTPAQRTKLFQAFTQGDTSTTRHHGGTGLGLTISKRLVEMMEGEIGLESEAGVGSNFFFSARFGLPSTQVPDVAPDSDIAGERVLVVDDNAAAREIFVAMLTSLQFDAVGVGSGPEAVLAVSQARLAGQPFGVVLMDWQMPEMNGIEAIQAIRADAGFVPDALPRFIVVTAYNRDVLMDEAREVHVDSVLNKPVSASTLMDSISTAYGKDLNRCRTRRREADYQSAAQSMRGAHLLLVEDNEVNREVAQQLLGDAGVRVDVATNGAMALAKIAVTHYDGVLMDCQMPIMDGYDATRKLRENPRYSELPVIAMTANAMVGDKEKCLAVGMNDFIAKPIDVGQLFATLARWIKPRRPAAGVAAVREEAQESLPQIPGLQMEAALQRVGGNAKLMRKLLIRFVETQADVMDRIAAAVDNNDLAAATREAHTVKGLAGNIGAAGVADSAAQLESMLSHGVEEGRDEVTAIMQAELHDVVVSITMTLRLGAGSVIDPAALQGGAARTKAQAGEASAPAAADQQDLVALAAGLQELASLLEQDDSAALKLAEKLCPQLAAAGQGEHARQLQRQIGQYDFDGALAQLNEAASALHLKINERTA from the coding sequence ATGCGTTTTAGGGACATACGGATCAGTGTTCGCATCAACGCGGGTTATGCGATCCTGATCTTTCTGATGATGAGCGTGATTCTGGTCGGCGTCAGCCGCATCTACGCCATCCGCGCCGAGGGCGACCGCATCCTGAGCCAGGATTGGGCAGCCTACACCGCCATCAACAATATCGACATCCACTCGCGCGACGCGTCCACCCGCATGGTGACGCTGATCATGCAGAGCAATCTGGCACAGCGTGCCCACAGCTACGCGCGCATCGAGGAGATCAAGCGCGGCATCGACCGCGAACTGGGCCAGCTGGCCGAATTGCAGAAGGCACCGGAAGCCCAGCACCTGATCGAGCGCATCAAATCGGCGCGCAGCGAATACTTCGACAGCTTCGCCGCCGTGGCCGATATGGTGGAAGCGGGCGAACGCGCCAGCGCCGAAGACCGATTGGACAATCTGGCCACGCCCGCGCTGAACCGGCTGCAAGGCGCCATCCGCGAACTGAGCGCGCTGCAAAAGCGCTCCGTGCTGGCGGCCGGCGCCGAGGCCCGCGCCGACATCAACGCCTCGCTGGTGTGGATGAGCGCCATCGGCCTGGCCGCCGTGCTGGTGGGCGTGGCCTTCGCCATCTCGGCGCGCTCGATTACGCGGCCGCTGGCCGAAGCCGTGGCCATCGCCACCCGCGTCGCCAAAGGCGACCTCAGTTCCGTTATTGAAGTCACTTCGAAGGATGAAACGGGCGAGCTGCTGCTGGCCCTGAAGGACATGACGGCGGCGCTGGCGGCCGAACAGCAGCTGCGCCACGCGGTGGAAGTGGCGGAAGACGCCACCAAGATGAAGTCCGACTTCCTGGCCAATATGTCGCACGAGATCCGCACGCCGATGAACGGCATCATCGGCATGACGCATCTGGCCCTGCAGACGGAACTCACGCCGAAGCAGCGCAACTACCTGGAGAAGGTGGAGTCGGCGGCGCGCAACCTGCTCGGCATCGTCAACGATATCCTGGACTTTTCCAAGATCGAGGCCGGCAAGCTGGCCTTCGAGAATGTCGATTTCTATCTGGAAGACGTGATGGCCCATATCGCCGACCTGTCGGTGATGCGCGCCCAGGACAAGGGCCTGGAACTGCTGTTCGACATTGCGCCCGACGTGCCGGTGGCCCTGGTGGGCGACCCGCTGCGCTTCGGCCAGGTGCTGATCAACCTGACCAATAACGCCATCAAATTCACCGAGCAGGGCGAGATCGTGGTCACCATCCGCGTGCTGGACAGGAGCGACGACCAAGTCAACCTGCGCGTCGATGTGCGCGACACCGGCATCGGCCTGACCCCGGCCCAGCGCACCAAGCTGTTCCAGGCCTTCACCCAGGGCGACACCTCGACCACCCGCCACCACGGCGGTACGGGCCTGGGCCTGACCATCAGCAAGCGCCTGGTGGAAATGATGGAGGGCGAGATCGGCCTGGAAAGCGAGGCCGGCGTGGGCAGCAACTTCTTCTTCAGCGCCCGCTTCGGCCTTCCCAGCACGCAGGTGCCCGACGTGGCGCCCGATTCCGACATCGCCGGCGAACGCGTGCTGGTGGTGGACGACAATGCCGCCGCGCGCGAGATCTTCGTCGCCATGCTGACCTCCCTGCAGTTCGACGCGGTGGGCGTGGGCAGCGGCCCCGAAGCCGTGCTGGCCGTGTCCCAGGCGCGCCTGGCCGGCCAGCCCTTCGGCGTGGTGCTGATGGACTGGCAGATGCCTGAAATGAATGGCATCGAGGCGATCCAGGCCATCCGCGCCGATGCCGGTTTTGTGCCGGATGCGCTGCCGCGCTTCATCGTCGTCACCGCCTACAACCGCGATGTGCTGATGGACGAGGCGCGCGAAGTCCATGTGGACAGCGTGCTCAATAAACCGGTCAGCGCCTCGACCCTGATGGATTCCATCTCCACCGCCTACGGCAAGGACTTGAACCGCTGCCGCACGCGCCGCCGCGAAGCCGATTACCAGTCGGCGGCCCAGTCCATGCGCGGCGCCCACCTGCTGCTGGTGGAAGACAATGAAGTCAACCGCGAAGTGGCGCAGCAGCTGCTGGGCGATGCCGGCGTGCGCGTCGACGTGGCCACCAACGGCGCCATGGCCCTGGCCAAGATCGCCGTCACCCATTACGACGGTGTGCTGATGGACTGCCAGATGCCGATCATGGACGGCTACGACGCCACCCGCAAGCTGCGCGAAAATCCGCGCTACTCCGAGCTGCCAGTGATTGCCATGACGGCCAACGCCATGGTGGGCGACAAGGAAAAATGCCTGGCCGTCGGCATGAACGATTTCATCGCCAAGCCTATCGATGTGGGCCAGCTGTTCGCCACCCTGGCGCGCTGGATCAAGCCGCGCCGTCCGGCCGCGGGCGTGGCGGCGGTGCGCGAGGAGGCACAGGAAAGCCTGCCGCAGATTCCCGGCCTGCAAATGGAAGCGGCGCTGCAGCGCGTCGGCGGAAATGCTAAGCTGATGCGCAAGCTGCTGATACGCTTTGTGGAAACCCAGGCCGATGTGATGGATCGCATCGCCGCCGCCGTCGACAACAACGACCTGGCGGCCGCCACGCGCGAGGCGCATACCGTCAAGGGCCTGGCCGGCAATATCGGCGCGGCCGGTGTGGCCGACAGCGCGGCGCAGCTGGAATCCATGCTCAGTCATGGCGTGGAAGAAGGGCGCGATGAAGTGACTGCCATCATGCAAGCAGAATTGCATGACGTGGTGGTCAGCATCACCATGACCCTGCGCCTGGGCGCGGGCAGCGTCATCGACCCGGCGGCGCTGCAAGGCGGCGCGGCGCGCACCAAGGCGCAGGCCGGCGAGGCCAGCGCCCCCGCCGCCGCGGACCAGCAGGATTTGGTGGCCCTGGCCGCCGGCCTGCAGGAACTGGCGTCGCTGCTGGAGCAGGACGATTCGGCGGCCCTCAAGCTGGCCGAAAAACTCTGTCCGCAGCTGGCGGCGGCAGGGCAGGGCGAGCATGCGCGCCAGCTGCAGCGCCAGATCGGGCAATACGATTTTGATGGCGCACTGGCGCAACTGAACGAGGCGGCCTCCGCGCTGCACCTGAAGATCAACGAAAGAACGGCATGA
- the argB gene encoding acetylglutamate kinase, producing the protein MNQNDLTAVSPQIKAQILAEALPYIRNFHGKTIVIKYGGNAMTDERLKHGFARDVILLKLVGMNPVVVHGGGPQIDNALKKIGKQGTFVQGMRITDEETMEVVEWVLGGEVQQDIVMLINHYGGQAVGLTGKDGGLIRARKMAMPDRENPGQFLDIGFVGEIDAINPAVVKALQDDAFIPIISPIGFGQDGQAYNINADVVAGKIAEILKAEKLIMMTNIAGVQDKNGNLVTDLSAREIDEMFADGTISGGMLPKISSALDAAKSGVNTVHIIDGRIEHSLLLEVLTEQAFGTMIRSH; encoded by the coding sequence ATGAATCAAAACGACCTGACTGCGGTCTCGCCGCAGATCAAGGCTCAGATTCTGGCCGAAGCGCTACCCTACATCCGTAATTTCCACGGCAAGACCATCGTCATCAAATACGGTGGCAATGCCATGACCGACGAGCGCCTGAAGCACGGCTTCGCGCGCGATGTGATCCTGCTGAAACTGGTGGGCATGAATCCGGTCGTGGTGCACGGCGGCGGTCCGCAGATCGACAACGCGCTGAAAAAAATCGGCAAGCAAGGCACGTTCGTGCAGGGCATGCGCATCACCGACGAAGAAACCATGGAAGTGGTGGAGTGGGTGCTGGGCGGCGAGGTGCAGCAGGATATCGTGATGCTGATTAACCACTACGGCGGCCAGGCCGTGGGCCTGACCGGCAAGGACGGCGGCTTGATCCGCGCGCGCAAGATGGCCATGCCGGACCGCGAAAACCCAGGCCAATTCCTCGACATCGGCTTCGTCGGCGAGATCGACGCGATCAACCCGGCCGTGGTCAAGGCGCTGCAGGACGACGCCTTCATCCCCATCATTTCGCCGATCGGCTTTGGCCAGGATGGCCAGGCTTACAACATCAATGCCGACGTGGTAGCAGGCAAGATCGCGGAAATCCTGAAGGCCGAAAAGCTGATCATGATGACCAATATCGCCGGCGTTCAGGACAAGAATGGCAATCTGGTGACCGACCTGTCGGCGCGCGAGATCGACGAGATGTTCGCCGACGGCACGATTTCGGGCGGCATGCTGCCTAAAATTTCATCGGCGCTGGACGCCGCCAAGTCCGGCGTGAACACCGTGCACATCATCGATGGACGAATTGAGCACAGTTTATTGCTTGAGGTGTTGACCGAACAGGCATTTGGCACTATGATCCGGTCTCACTAA